The Mycolicibacterium flavescens genome has a segment encoding these proteins:
- the pds_1 gene encoding amine oxidase: MTSVAVLGGGVAGLTAAHELAERGFEVTVYEGRPDAFGGKARSIPVWGSGTGGRLDLPGEHGFRFFPGFYKHIPDTMARIPYGSKTVVDHLVPTTRILLAQADGRPELVGIAEQPSSFDDFAATAAFIRKAGSSLGISPPELGMFLERLLTLMSSCDERRYDQWEKTSWWKFVGAEQRSPAFQKFLADGMTRTLVAARARELSARTGGLILCQLLFDIVRADGRMSRVLDGPTSEVWIDPWTAHLRDLGADLRIDSKVTAIKCDGVRVTGVTVESTAGAEPVVADYYVSAIPKEQLEKLVSPELRAADPILGRLPQLVTRWMNGIMFYLDRDVPLEPGHAIFIDSEWSLTAISQKQFWPDIDLERRGDGRVEGILSVDISEWQRPGRVYGKVATECTPEEIRAEVWAQMVAHIDDGSLDEQNVLTWFLDPAIVFPNPTPATNLEPLLINTAGSWANRPEAATRIPNFFLASDFVRTFTDLATMEGANEAARRAVNGILDAIGSAAPRCTVWPLQEPRIFGAARAADRVLWKLGRPPVNVNTEGGLASAGPLSRGLAGLLRLFG, encoded by the coding sequence ATGACGTCCGTCGCGGTGCTGGGCGGTGGGGTCGCAGGTCTCACCGCAGCACACGAGCTCGCCGAGCGCGGCTTCGAGGTCACCGTCTACGAGGGCCGACCCGACGCGTTCGGCGGAAAAGCACGCTCGATCCCGGTGTGGGGATCGGGTACCGGTGGCCGGCTCGACCTGCCCGGCGAGCACGGATTCCGGTTCTTTCCCGGCTTCTACAAGCACATTCCCGACACGATGGCACGCATCCCATACGGATCGAAGACCGTCGTCGACCATCTCGTGCCGACGACGCGGATACTCTTGGCCCAGGCAGACGGGCGCCCCGAGCTCGTCGGCATCGCTGAGCAGCCGTCGTCTTTCGACGACTTCGCCGCCACGGCCGCATTCATCCGCAAAGCCGGCAGCAGCCTCGGCATCAGTCCGCCTGAACTCGGCATGTTCCTCGAACGCCTGCTGACACTGATGAGTTCATGTGACGAACGCCGGTACGACCAGTGGGAGAAGACGAGCTGGTGGAAATTCGTCGGCGCCGAGCAGCGGTCCCCGGCCTTCCAGAAATTCCTCGCCGACGGAATGACGCGCACGCTCGTTGCGGCACGTGCACGCGAGTTATCCGCGCGCACAGGAGGTTTGATCCTGTGTCAGCTGCTGTTCGACATCGTGCGTGCTGACGGCCGCATGTCTCGCGTGCTCGACGGCCCGACGAGTGAGGTCTGGATCGACCCCTGGACGGCGCATCTGCGCGATCTCGGCGCCGATCTGCGAATCGACTCCAAGGTCACCGCGATCAAGTGCGATGGAGTCCGGGTTACCGGCGTGACCGTCGAATCCACAGCCGGTGCGGAGCCCGTCGTTGCCGACTATTACGTCTCCGCCATCCCCAAAGAACAGCTCGAAAAGCTGGTGTCCCCAGAACTGCGCGCGGCCGACCCGATTCTCGGCAGGCTGCCGCAACTGGTCACCCGCTGGATGAACGGCATCATGTTCTACCTGGACCGTGACGTACCGCTGGAACCGGGCCACGCCATATTCATCGACTCCGAATGGTCGTTGACCGCGATCTCCCAGAAGCAGTTCTGGCCCGACATCGACCTCGAGCGGCGCGGGGACGGCCGTGTGGAGGGCATCCTCTCGGTCGACATCTCCGAATGGCAGCGCCCGGGAAGGGTTTACGGGAAGGTGGCAACCGAGTGCACGCCGGAGGAGATACGTGCTGAGGTGTGGGCCCAAATGGTCGCACACATCGATGACGGATCCCTCGACGAGCAGAATGTGCTCACCTGGTTCCTCGATCCGGCCATCGTCTTCCCGAACCCGACGCCGGCGACCAACCTGGAGCCGCTGTTGATCAACACGGCCGGCTCGTGGGCCAACCGTCCCGAGGCCGCCACCCGGATTCCCAACTTCTTTCTCGCCTCCGACTTCGTTCGTACCTTCACGGATCTGGCCACCATGGAAGGCGCGAACGAGGCCGCGCGGCGTGCGGTCAACGGGATTCTCGACGCCATCGGTTCGGCGGCGCCGCGGTGCACGGTCTGGCCGTTGCAGGAGCCGCGAATATTCGGAGCGGCACGCGCGGCGGACCGGGTGTTGTGGAAGCTGGGCCGACCACCCGTGAACGTCAACACAGAAGGGGGCCTTGCGTCGGCGGGACCGCTCAGCCGCGGACTGGCCGGGCTGCTGCGCCTTTTCGGATAA
- the aroQ gene encoding 3-dehydroquinate dehydratase: MTQTVLVLNGPNLGRLGRREPDVYGSTTHDELMELIEREAEVLGLKAVVRQSDSEADLLGWIHAAADAGDPVIINAGALTHTSVALRDACTELRAPLIEVHISNVHAREEFRHHSYLSAVATGVIVGLGVQGYALALRYLASLEDR, from the coding sequence ATGACCCAGACCGTGCTGGTGCTCAACGGTCCCAACCTCGGTCGGCTTGGCCGGCGCGAGCCGGACGTGTACGGCAGCACCACCCACGACGAGCTGATGGAGCTCATCGAACGCGAGGCCGAGGTGCTTGGCCTCAAAGCCGTTGTGCGCCAGAGCGATAGTGAAGCGGACTTGTTGGGCTGGATCCATGCTGCCGCCGACGCGGGAGATCCGGTGATCATCAACGCTGGCGCGCTGACCCACACGTCGGTCGCTCTGCGGGACGCCTGCACCGAATTGCGTGCGCCGCTGATAGAGGTGCACATCTCGAACGTGCACGCCCGTGAGGAGTTCCGGCACCACTCTTACCTGAGCGCGGTGGCCACCGGCGTGATCGTCGGACTCGGCGTGCAGGGTTACGCGTTGGCGCTGCGCTATCTCGCGTCCCTGGAAGACAGGTAG